AGCAGGCCGGCGTTGATCTCGCGGAGCGCGATCGACAGCGGCTTCTCGTGGACGTGGGTGTCGACGAGCGGGCCGACGTACTCCAGCAGGCCCTCGGAGAGCTGGGAGTAGTAGGCGTTGATCTGCCGAGCGCGCTTGGCCGCGTAGATCACCAGGCTGTACTTGGAGCCGGCGGCGTCGAGCAGCTCGTCGATCGGCGGGTTGATGATGCCTTCGGGCTCAGTGGCGGACACGCGTGGGAACTCCTGTCGCAGCAAGATCATTTCTGGGTCTGCACTGGGTCTGCACGACCCGGACGTACAAGGATAACAGTTCTGGCGCCCCCGACCTGCCGGTCCGGTGATTGGACCCGGTGATCGGGCCCGCGATCAGGCCGGCGATCAGGTCCGGTGGCTGGGTGATGTCCGACCAGATGGCGCCCTCGGTGAGGGTCCCGCGCTTCTGGCTGATGCCCGACGGGGTGAGAACGGTCGCGGCCTTCCGGATCGCACGGCTGGATCCTGCCCGGCGTCCCAGCCCTCAGTCCTGCACAGCCCCGGTCACCAGCGCCACCAGTTCGTCGGCGGCGGCTTCCACGGTCGTGTTCACGATGGTGACGTCGAACTCGCTCTCGGCGGCCAGCTCGACCCGGCCTGCCTCCAACCGCGCCTCGATCACGTCCTCCGGCTCGGTGCCGCGGCCGCGCAGGCGCTGCTCCAGGACCTCCCACGACGGCGGGGCCAGGAAGACCAGGCGGGCGGCGGGCATCGCGGCGCGGATCTGGCGGGCGCCCTGCAGCTCGATCTCCAGCAGGACCGGCTGGCCGGCGTCCAGGCGCTGGTCGACAGCGTGGCGCGGGGTGCCGTACAGGTTGCCGGCGTACTCGGCGTGCTCCAGGAACTCGCCCTTGGCGATCAGGTCCTCGAAAGCGGGCCGGTCGTAGAAGAAGTAGTGCACCCCGTCGACCTCGCCGGGCCGGGGTGAGCGGGTGGTGGCCGAGACCGACAGCCACACCTCGGGATGGACCTCGCGCACGTGCTTGGCAAGGGTTGTCTTGCCGACGCCCGACGGGCCCGAGAGCACTGTGAGCAGTGCGGGGGCAGTGTCCGATCCAGAAGCAGGGGTGTCGGAACCGTGGCCGTCCGTTCCGGCGCGATCGCTCATGGGAGAAGATCGTACCGGGCCGCAAGGCCGCGATTCCGACGGTGGTACCGCGTCGTCCTACCTCGGCGTCTCAACGAGGCGCCGGGGTATGGAAGACGTCACGCGCCGAATTCGCGCTCCAGGGAGGCGATCTGGTTGGCGCCGAGGCCGCGGATACGGCGCGTCTCGGAAATGTCGAGACGCTCCATGATCTGCTTGGCCCGGACCTTGCCGATGCCGGGCATCGATTCCAGAAGAGCCGAGACCTTCATCTTGCCGATGATCTCGTTCTTCTGGCCTTCGCGCACAACGTCGGACAGCGTCACGCCACCCGCCTTGAGACGGAGCTTCAAAGCGGCGCGCTCACGCCGCGCTTCGGCTGCCTTCTGAAGTGCGGCCGCACGCTGTTCTGGAGTGAGGGGCGGAAGAGCCACGCCTGTTCACCTCTGGACTTCGAGTACTGTCGGTGGACTTGTCCGGGTTCGACCGAGGCCTATGGCACACCTCGAACTCCCCCAAGACATACGGGAACTCACCTGGCGGACGAGTCCCGCGGATACAACTGGTGGAACGAATCCGCAGCGTACACCCGTAGTCGGGGGCAAGGAGAGGGGATCTGCGCTTCTCGTGAGCTGGACCGGTGTACATACTCTGTTAAAGAGGGGCGAACCGGGCATAATTCGAGGCGGATTGCAGGGCTCGAATCGCACCGTCATCCCCCTGATATAGCGTCAGATCCGTTTGCCCGAACCGGCATTAAGGCGCGCCGGGGTATCGGTCGCGAGCACTCGCGACCCATGACGCATCCATGCTTTGAGTAATACCGGGACAACGGTGGAACATCGCACGGAGGTTCACACGGCGCCGGAGAAAGTATCGCAGGACTGGAAGTTTCCCGTTTGGTAACCGGTGAGGAACCACTTCTGACGCTGCGCCGCCGAGCCGTGAGTCCAGGTCTCCGGCGTGACCCGTCCTTGGTACTGCGCCTGGATCCGGTCGTCGCCCACCGCGGCGGCGGCGTCCAGTCCGTCGGAGATGTCCTGTTTGGTGAGATCCTTGATCAGGGCTCTGCCGTTGGCGTCCTTCGTGGTCGTAGCGTAGTGGGCCCACAGCCCGGCGTAACAATCCGCCTGGAGTTCGACCCGCACCGCGCCGCTGTTCGCCCCCTGTTGCGAGGACTGGCTGTTGCGCAGCGCGCCGGTGAGGTTCTGGACGTGGTGCCCGTACTCGTGGGCCAGCACATAGGCCTGCGCGAAGGGTCCGCCGCGCGCGCCGAACTTGGTCCGCAGCTCCTGCCAGAAGCCCAGGTCCAGGTAGACGGTGCGGTCCGAGGGGCAGTAGAAGGGCCCGACGGCCGAGGTCGCGGTGCCGCAGCCGGTCCGGGTGGCGCCGCTGAAGATGACGGTCTGGGCCGGCGGGTACTTCTGGTTGCTGCCGGCGAAGAACCCGGTCCAGTAGTTCTGCACGGAGTTCACCACGGCCACGACCCGGCAGTCGTCGTTGATGTCGGCGTCGGCGCCGGTACGGCACTTGGCGGCCAGCGCGCCGGTGCTCACCGTGCCGGTGGCGTCCCCGTTCCCGGAGGAGGTCAGGGAGTTCGACGAGGACCCGGAGCCGTCGGTGAGCGCCAGCGGCACCCCGACCACCGCGGCGATCAGCGCCAGGATCAGCCCCACCAGCCCGCCGCGACCGCCGGGCAGGCCGAAGCCGCCGGGCAGGCCGCCACGGGAGGGCCCGGAGCCGCGCTCGTCGCGGACCTGGCCGGAGTCCAGCTGGGCGTCGTCGTCGAACTGCATAGCGCAATCTTCCTGGACGAATCACCCCGACCTGGGGCGACACGCGGGAGCGCGGGGCGGCCGAGACCTCACCGACCTCTTCAAATCCGGGCCCTGACCCACTAGCCTGCGCCCGTTCCGCGAGTGTCACAGGTCACATCGAGTGTCGCAGGTCGCACGGAAGGAACCTCCATGGCACACGGGCACCTTCATCGCTCCCCCGCACCGCGCGGCGCCCGCATGTCGGTGCCGATCACACTGGCCGTGGTGCTCGTGCTGGGCGCCTCCGGCGGTGGGGCGGCGTGGTACGCCGCTGGTCACCGGCATTCCTCCGGAGACGGCGCCACGGCTCCGGTGACCTGCCCGGCGGGGCCGACGACGATCTCGGCGGCGGTCACACCGGAGCTGGCGGGCGTCCTGGCCCCGGTGCTGGCCTCGCAGCCGGTGCCGTGTGTGCGGGTGCTGATGACTTCGGCCGACTCCGGGGACATGGCGCGGTTCCTGGCCGGGAGCGCCGCGGCGCCGGCCGGGGTGCACGGGAAGCCCGACGTGTGGATCCCGGACGCCTCGCTGTGGCTGGAGCTGGCGCGGGACACCGGTGCCGGGCAGGCGCTGCTGCCGCAGAGCGGGAGTTCGGTGGCTGATTCGCCGACGGTGGTGGCGGCGCCGAAGGCGGTTGCCGGGTTGCTGAGCGGGCAGGGGACGCAGAGTTCTCCGGCGCCACAGGGGTCGTTCAGCTGGGAGCAGCTGGTGAAGATGGCGCTGGCCCAATCGCAGAGTTCTGTTTCCACCGCCGCCGCCGCCGGCGGGCCCGTCGTGGCCATCGCCGATCCGACCCATGACGGCGCGGGGTTGTCGGCACTGATCCAGCTGAACGGGATGCTGACGCAAGCGGTGGACGATCCGCAGCTGAAGGTCGGGATCACCGGATTCGTGAAGAGCATGGCGAACAACGTCGCGGCCTCGACGGCGCAGCTGACGGGCAAGGTGTTCCCGGCCTCGGAGCAGCAGGTGTTCCAGGACAACCGCGGCAGGCCAGCGGCGCCGCTGGCCGCGCTGTACCCCTCGGACGGCGCGGCGTCGCTGGACTACCCGCTGGTGGTGCTCAACGGGCAGGACAACGCGCATGCGATCGCCTCGAACCGGTTGCTGGCGTATCTGCAGACCGCCGCGCAGGACGCGTTGCGCCAGCAGGGTTTCCGCTCGCCGGACGGCAGTCCGTCGCAGGTGCTGGCCGCGGACCCGGAGCTGCACGGCGACCGGCTGGCGGCGTCGGCATCCACACGCGCCGGTTTCGGGGCGGCGGGGCAGGCGCTGGCGCTGTGGGCGACGCTGACGCGGCAGCTGCGGATGCTGGCGGTGGTGGACGTGTCGGGGTCGATGGCGCAGCCGGTGGCCGGGACCGGGCAGACGCGGCTGCAGCTGACGGCGGCGGCGTGCGAGAAGGCGATGGCGCTGTTCGGGAGCCACGCGGCGATGGGGCTGTGGACGTTCACCACCACGCACGACGCCATCGGCTCCACGGTCATCGACCCGGTGCTGCCGATCGCCGAGCTGGGCTCGGCCGAGCCCGGCGGCGGGACGCACGGGCAGCGGATGATCGCGGCGTACGGGGCGCTGGCGGACAAGGCCGGGTCGCGCAACGGGCTGTACGACGCGCTGCTGGCGGCGTATCAGCAGGTCCAGAAGGGCTGGGACGCGACGCGGGTGAACACGGTGGTGGTGTTCACCGACGGCAAGGACGACGACCTGAACAGCATGAGTTCGGACCAGCTGATCGCGAAACTCCAGGCCGCGGTCGACCCGAACCGCCCGGTGCGGGTGTTCGTGGTCGCCCTCGGGACGAACGCGGACCTGACCCTGCTGAACAAGATCACGGCGGTCACCGGCGGCGCGGCGGTGCACTTCCAGGACATGGGCCAGATGACCGCGGCGATAGTGGGGAGCACTGACACCAAGTAGGCGGACCGCGGTGTGGGAAATCCGCGTGGGAAATCCGTGTGAGCGAATCGTGTGAGCGAATCGTGTCGACGAACTGGCGCGAACCACATGACAGACCCGAGCCGGAATCGGGAAACTGCCTCCATGGCATTTCACTGCGGAGCGCCGACCCGCGACGGAAGCGCGTGCCAACGCCACGTCCGCGAACTCGGCACCCGCTGCTCCCAGCACCGCAACCTGGGCGGCCCCGCTCTGCGCCCGCCCCGCCACGCCATGCGCATCATCGAGCTCGCCGACCCGGCCCTCATCACCGCGCAGAGCGTCTGGCCCGCCACCCGCCCCGCCGAACCGCGCGATCGGGTGACGCCGCCCCCGAGCCAGGAGTCACAGCCCGCCGAAACGGGAACCCTGGCTGACGAGGAGCCGATGTTCTACGACGCGGAACCGGAGGACACGGCCGACGACGACATGGCCGACGACATAGCCGCCGACCCGGCCGACGCCGACGCGGTGCCGACTACGCCGACGACGCCGACGACGCCGGTGTGGCTGCAGTGGGCCGCCGAGGGGCGTGAGCGGGCTGTGATGGATGCCGAGCGGGATGCCGAACGGGATGGCGGGCCGGTGGGGCGTGCGCCGGGGCACGGAGCAGTGAGCGAGCCGGCTGGCGAGGAACTGCCGGTGGTCGCCGGCGATCCGGTCGCCGAGCCCGAGCCGAAGCATGAGGCTGAGACTGAGGCTGAGCAGGGACATCCCCGGGTCAACGGTCATGCGGTGAAGGCTGAAGAAGATCCCGAGCCGCACATCGACCAGCGCCCGATGTTGCGCAAGGAGCGCGCGCTGGATCCGGACTGGATCGGCGGCCGCCCCCTCTTCCGCGACGAGGCCCCGACCCGGCCGATGCCCCGCATCGAGTTCGAGCCCTCCGACGCCGCGCTGCCGCGCAGGACGCCGGTCAGGCCGCCGCGTATCGCGGCGGCCATGCGAAGCGTCGTGCTGAATCCACAGCCGGCGAAGCCCGCCGAGCCGGCCGCCGAGCCCGATCCTCCGACGCTGATCGACCGCATGCCGCCGATCGACCCCGATGACCTCGCCGTCCCCGACTTCCTGCGCCCCGACTTCGTCCCGACCGAGCCGGACCAGAGGCCGGAACCCCCGCCGCCGGCCAACCGCACCCCCACCAGCGGCCGCACGCCGATCACCGACTTCCTCCGGGCCCCCGGCCGCTCGCGGGGGCACAAGCCGCAGCCCGCGCCACTGACCGAAACTCCGACGGCAGGTCGATCGCTGCCCACCGATCACCGGCAGCCCACCGACAGCTCGCTGATCGCCGAACGCCCGCTGACCGCCGACCGCCCGCCGCTGCCGATCCGCCGGCGCAGTCCCAATCCGGCCGCTGCTCCGGCTCCGGCGCCCAGATCAGCCGCCGCACCCTCGCCAGTCCCAGCCCCGAAGCCGGCGCCCGAACCCGACCCGCCGACCCTCGTCGACCTGAGCCCCGTCCCGCCGCCCGAGGACATCTCCGTCCCCGACTTCATGGTCCCCGGCTTCGCCAGGCCGGCGCCGGAGCCGCCGCTGCGTACCGTCCTGTCCACCGTGCTGGGCCCCGACCTGTGGCAGCGCTGTTACACCGAGTGGGGTCCGGCGCACTGCACGGCGCTGGCGCGCATCGCGCGGGCCGTGGACGGGCTCGCGCCGTCGGCGAGTGCCGCGATGCGCTCGACGGCCGGGGCCGGGATGCGGTGGCTGGGGGTGGCGCGGGAGCGGGAGATGCTGGCCGATCTGGTGGCCGAGGCGATCTCGCATCCGGCGGGGGCGACCGCTGCCAATCAGGCCCGGACCGTGCGGTTGTACGGCGCGGCGATCTGCGTGGCGTTGAACGTGCCGTTGCGGCGCTGTGCCTGTCACCGCGATCTGGAGCGGGACGTCTCCGGGGAGCTCATCCGGCTCGGTTTGGAGGAGCTGGCCGGCGAGGTGCCCTGATCCGACGCCGGTCCGACGCCGGTCCGACAGCAATCTGACGCCCCATCAGATTTCCGCTACGATGCCGCCATGCGAGGAATCCTGGGGTGGGGCGCCCACCTGCCGTACCGGCGCCTGGACCGCACCGGCATCGCGGCCGTGGCCGGCACCGGCGGCGGGACCGGCACCCGCGCCGTGGCCTGCTACGACGAGGACACGACGACCATGGGCGTGGCCGCCGCCCGCGCCGCCGTCCCGCCGACGGCCGCGGAGAGCATCAGGACCCTGTGGTTCACCACCACCGCGCCCGCCTACGAGGACCGCACCAACGCCACCGCCGTGCACGCCGCCCTGCGCCTGCCCCGCACCACCGCCGCCTACGACGCCACCGGAGCCGTCCGCTGCACCGTCGCCGCCCTCGACGCGGCGCTGACCGGCGCCGGAACCCACCTCGTCGTCGCCTCCGACCTGCGCACCGGCCGCCCCGGCAGCGCCGACGAAGCCGCCGGGGGCGACGCCGCCGCGGCCCTGCTCGTCGGCGAGGGCGACGAGGCCGCGGGACGCCCCGTGCTGGCCGAACTCCTCGCCCACACCAGCGCCAGCGAGGAGTTCCTCGACCGCTGGCGCACTCCCGGCGAGCAGACCTCGAAGACGTGGGAAGACCGCTTCGGCGAGACGCACTACGTGAACCTCGCCACCGAAGCCTGGAACGCCCTGCTGGCGGCGGCCGGCACCGCCGCCGCGGACATCGACATCCTCCTGATAGCCGGCACCCACGAGCGCGCCGCGAAGTCCGCCGCCAAGAAGACCGGCGTCCCCGCCGACCGCCACCACGACCCCTTCGCCAAGACCGTCGGCAACTCCGGCGCGGCCCACCCCGCCCTCCTGCTCGCCTCGGCCCTGGAGAACGCGCGGTCCGGCCAGAGGATCGCCCTGCTCGTCCTGGCGGACGGCGCCGACGCCTTCCTGTGGCGCGCCACCGAAGCCCTGTCCGGCTACCGCCCCGCCCGCCCGGTCGCCGAGCAGATCGCGCGCGCCGGCAACGTCCCCTACGGCCGCTATCTCGCCTGGCGCGGCTTCCTGCCGGTCGAGCCGCCCCGCCGCCCGGAGCCCGCGCGCACCTCCGCCTCGGCCGCCGCGCGCGCCGCCGACTGGAAGTTCGCCCTCGTCGGCTCGGCGGCCGAGGACGGCACCACGCACCTGCCGCCCTCGCCCTTCGACTCCACCCCGCACCCGGCCGCCGGGGCCGAGGGCACCATCGTCACCTTCACCGTCGACCGCCTCGCCTACTCCCCCAGCCCGCCGGTCGTCTTCGCGGTCGTCGACTTCGACGGCGGCGGGCGGCTGCCGATCGAGCTGACCGACGTGGACGCCGGCGAGGTCGCGATCGGGCTGCGCGTGGAGGCCACGTTCCGCCGCCTGAGCAGCGCCGACGGGATCCACAACTACTTCTGGAAGGCCCGCCCCGTCCGCCGCTTGGAAGAGTTGGAAGAGCCCGAACGCCTGGAAGCGCCCGAACAGGAGGGCCGCTGATGGCCTCGCACGGCATCAAGGACCGCGTCGCGATCGTCGGCATGGGCTGCACCCGCTTCGCAGAGCACTGGGACAGCGGCACCGACGAGCTCCTGCTGTCCGCGACCGGCGAGGCGTTCGCCGGCGCCGGGCTGGCCAAGGAGGAGATCGACGCCTACTGGCTGGGCACCGCGCAGTCCGGCATGAGCGGCATCACCCTGGCCCGGCCGCTGGAGCTGGACGGCAAGCCGGTGACCCGCGTCGAGAACTACTGCGCGACCGGCTCCGAGGCGCTGCGCCAGGCCGCCTATGCGGTCGCCTCCGGCGCCTACGACGTGGCGATGGCTGTCGGAGTGGAAAAGGTCAAAGACTCGGGCTACCAAGGCCTGAACGCCTTCCCGATCCCCGGCGACGGCACCGCGCGCACCGTCACCGCCGCCGCGATGTTCTCGATGGTGGTCCCCGCCTACGGCGCCAAGTACGGCGTCGCCCCGCAGGAGATGCGCGAGGTCCTGGCCCGCATCGCGGCCAAGAACCACGCCAACGGCGCGCGCAACCCCAAGGCCCAGTTCCGCAAGGAGTGGCAGGTCGAGCAGCTGCTGGCGATGCCGCGGGTGGCCGGCGAGCTGTCGGTCTTCGACTGCGCCGGGGTGGCCGACGGCGCGGCGGCGGCGATCGTGGTGCGCGCCGAGGACGCCCCGCGCTACACCGACAAGCCGCTCTACATCAAAGCCCTGTCACTGGTCGCGGGCAACGGCCTGCCGCTGGGCGACCCCGGCTACGACTACACGACCTTCCCCGAGATCGTCGCCGCCGCCCAGGACGCCTATCGCCAGGCCGGTGTCACGGACCCCCGCAGCGAACTGGCGATGGCCGAGGTCCACGACTGCTTCACCCCGACCGAGCTGGTCCTGATGGAGGACCTGGGCTTCTGCGAACGCGGCAAGGCCTGGCAGGACGTCCTGGCCGGGGCCTTCGACCTGGACGGCGACCTGCCGGTCAACCCCGACGGCGGCCTGAAGTCCTTCGGGCACCCGGTCGGCGCCTCCGGCCTGCGGATGATGTACGAGGCCTGGCTCCAGCTGCGCGGCGAGGCGCCGGACGATCGGCGCATCGGGACCTTCGGGCAGCGGGAGCTGGCGCTGACGCACAATCTGGGCGGATATCCCGGCGAAATGGTCGGTTTCGTGTCCATATTGGGCGCCCGAAGAGGCTGAATCAGGCAGTGCCGGTGCAGGTTCCCTGGACCGTGTCCATCCAGCCGCTGCCCGACGGGAGCGACGAGATGCTGACGATGTTCGTGCATCCCGTGTACTTCGCGTTGAGAGCGGCCTTGGCGTTGATGTAGGCGAACAGCGAGTCTGTCCCCCAGGCCGTGGCCGTGGCGGTGAACGTGGCAGGTGCCGCTGCCGACGCGGTACCACTGGCCAAGCCGACCGACAGAACACCAGCAACCGCCAGAATCAGTGGGCGCATTCGCATGCCGCCTCTCCTATCGTGGACATACCGGGCAGCCTTGCGTCCGCACCCTACTCGTGCACGCACTCCACCGGTTCGTCCCTCAAATGCGACCGGTAGTACGCGATCTTCTCCCGCACCTTGCGCCGCAGCTCGATCAGCCGCGCCATCTCCGCCTCGACGTTGGCATCGTGCTCCTCCAGCAGCTCAAGGCGGTCGGCGACCGTGCCGTCGCCGTCGCGCACCAGCTCGGCGAAGGTCTGCATCTGCGCGATCGGCATCCCGGTGCCGCGCAGGCAGCGCAGCATGTCCAGCCAGCCGAGGTCGTCGTCGCTGTAACGGCGGTGGCCGCCGGCGGCACGGCGGACGGGCTCGATCAGGCCGATGCGCTCGTAGTAACGCAGCGTGTCGAGCGAGAAACCGGACATTTCGACAGTCTGCGCCGGGGAGTAGTCCATCGTGGTCATGGCGCTCATCGTAAGAGGGCTTGACCTTGAGCGCGCTCCAGATTCCACGATGGTCGGCATGGAAACCACGATCTTCGGCGGCCAGGGTGGGCCGCGAGTGAGCACGCTGGCACTGGGCACCATGATGTTCGGCACCACCATCGACGAACCGACCTCCGTCGCGATCCTGGACCGCTTCCGCGAGGCCGGCGGCACCTTCCTGGACACCGCCGACTGCTACGCGTTCTGGATCCGGGGCGCCACCGGCCACGAGAGCGAGCAGGTGGTGGGCCGCTGGCTGGCGGCGCGCGGCTGCCGCGACGAGATGGTGATCTCCACCAAGCTCGGCGCCCAGCCGGACCCGGCGCTGGGATCGGCGCCGTGGCCGCGCAACGCCGAGGGCCTGTCGGCCCCCGCGATCGGCAAGGCCATCGAGGGCAGCCTTGAGCGCCTGGGCACCGACCACGTCGAGGTGCTGTTCGCGCACATCGAGGACCTGTCGGTCACCTTCACCGAGACCGCCGGCGCCTTCGGGGAGCTGATCGCCCAGGGCAAGGTCGCCGTCGCCGGAGTCTCCAACCACCCGACGACCCGGGTCAAGCGGGCCCGCGCCGCCGCCGAGGAACTGGGCGTCCCCGGCTACACGGCCGTCCAGCAGCGCCACGGCTTCCTGCGCGCACTGCCCGGCGCGAGCTTCACCTCGCCGCAGGAGCCGGCCGACGACGAGCTGCTGGCCATGGTGCGCGCCGGCGACCTGTCGATGATGGCCTACTCCTCGCTCCTGGAGGGCTCCCTGGTCCGCGAAGACCGCCCGCTGCCGCCGCAGTATCAGAGCCCGGAGAACCAGCGGCGGGTCGAAGCCCTGTGGCGCGCCGCCGACGAGGCCGGGGTGAGCCGGACGCAGCTGGCGCTGGCGTGGCTGATGAAGGGCGACCCGGCGATCGTGCCGGTGTTCGGGGTGAGCTCGGTGGCGCAGCTGGAAGACGGGCTTGGGGCGGTGGAGGTACCACGGGAGGCGGTTACGGCGCTGGCCGAGACGCTGGCCGAGGCCGCGACCGTCTGAACCCGCGGCGGCACCGGACGCTGCGGCACTATTCCCGCAACCAACTACCCCCGCGGCGGCACCGGATGCCGCGGCATCCACGGCGGCCACTGCTCGGCCGGCCGCGCGGGCGGCTCGGTCCCGGACTCCGACTCGTGCTCGGGCTCCGGTTCGCCGGCCGCGCCGAGCAGCCCGCCGCTCCCGGCATCGAGCCCGAGCAGCTTGCGCAGCTCGGCCGTCACCGGCGAGGACGTCCCGTCGAAGACCGAATACGCGTCCTGCCAAGCAGCGCGCGCGCCGGCCGTGTCCCCGAGCCGTTCGCGGATGCGGCCGACCAGTGCCAGGGCCAGGCCCCGGCCGGGGCGGTCGCCGAGTTCGGTGAGGGTCTCGGCGGCCTGGCCGGCGGCTTCCAGGGCCTCGTCGTCGACGCCCTGGTCGGCCAGGGCCTCGGCGAGCCGCAGCTGCGACCAGCCCAGGCGGCGGTGCTGGCCGATGCCGCGGTGGATGTCGGCGGCTTCGCGGTGGCAGGCCGCGGCGCGGTCGGGGCAGCCGGCCTCGCGCAGCACCATGCCGGTGGCGTGCAGGCCGTCGGCCAGGCCGCGGGCGTCGCCGTGGGCGCGGCGCAGGGCCAGGCCGCGCTCGGCGAGCTCCCGGGCCTCCTGCGGCCGCTGGACGCGGCACAGGCTCTGGGACAGGTTGAGCTGCGCCTCGGACAGCTGCTCCCAGCCGGCTCCGGTGTCCTCCAGCAGGCGCAGGGCCTCGGCGGCGGCCCGCATGGATTCCTCGTCGTGCCCGGCCCGCCAGTGGTTCGCCGACAGGACCGACAGCGCCTCGAGCAGGTAGCCGGGTTCGGACAGGCCCCGGGCCACGGCGACGGCGGCTGCGGCCTGGACGTCCGCCTCGGCCAGGTACCAGGACTGCGACAGCGAATACGCGAGCTGCGAGCGGGCGATGACCTCGGCGCGGCGGTTGCCGTCCCGGTCGGCCTCGTCGATCACGACCGCCGCCAGCCGGGCCAGGTCCTGGTCGCCGGGGCCGGACTGGCACAGGATGCCCAGCCAGTACAGGAGGTCGGCGACGGTGTCGACAGTCTCGGCCGCGACGGTACCGGTGCGAGCGCCGGTGCCAGTGCCAGTGCCGGTGCCAGTGCCGGAATCAGGGCCCGAATGCCTGCTCAGCAGCGCCTGTGCGGCCGCCGCGCACACCGCCTCGCGCTCCCG
The Catenulispora sp. MAP5-51 genome window above contains:
- the rpoZ gene encoding DNA-directed RNA polymerase subunit omega, yielding MSATEPEGIINPPIDELLDAAGSKYSLVIYAAKRARQINAYYSQLSEGLLEYVGPLVDTHVHEKPLSIALREINAGLLTAEKIEPGAPGSVIQ
- a CDS encoding acetyl-CoA acetyltransferase; the encoded protein is MASHGIKDRVAIVGMGCTRFAEHWDSGTDELLLSATGEAFAGAGLAKEEIDAYWLGTAQSGMSGITLARPLELDGKPVTRVENYCATGSEALRQAAYAVASGAYDVAMAVGVEKVKDSGYQGLNAFPIPGDGTARTVTAAAMFSMVVPAYGAKYGVAPQEMREVLARIAAKNHANGARNPKAQFRKEWQVEQLLAMPRVAGELSVFDCAGVADGAAAAIVVRAEDAPRYTDKPLYIKALSLVAGNGLPLGDPGYDYTTFPEIVAAAQDAYRQAGVTDPRSELAMAEVHDCFTPTELVLMEDLGFCERGKAWQDVLAGAFDLDGDLPVNPDGGLKSFGHPVGASGLRMMYEAWLQLRGEAPDDRRIGTFGQRELALTHNLGGYPGEMVGFVSILGARRG
- the mihF gene encoding integration host factor, actinobacterial type — protein: MALPPLTPEQRAAALQKAAEARRERAALKLRLKAGGVTLSDVVREGQKNEIIGKMKVSALLESMPGIGKVRAKQIMERLDISETRRIRGLGANQIASLEREFGA
- a CDS encoding MerR family transcriptional regulator, with the translated sequence MTTMDYSPAQTVEMSGFSLDTLRYYERIGLIEPVRRAAGGHRRYSDDDLGWLDMLRCLRGTGMPIAQMQTFAELVRDGDGTVADRLELLEEHDANVEAEMARLIELRRKVREKIAYYRSHLRDEPVECVHE
- a CDS encoding OB-fold domain-containing protein produces the protein MRGILGWGAHLPYRRLDRTGIAAVAGTGGGTGTRAVACYDEDTTTMGVAAARAAVPPTAAESIRTLWFTTTAPAYEDRTNATAVHAALRLPRTTAAYDATGAVRCTVAALDAALTGAGTHLVVASDLRTGRPGSADEAAGGDAAAALLVGEGDEAAGRPVLAELLAHTSASEEFLDRWRTPGEQTSKTWEDRFGETHYVNLATEAWNALLAAAGTAAADIDILLIAGTHERAAKSAAKKTGVPADRHHDPFAKTVGNSGAAHPALLLASALENARSGQRIALLVLADGADAFLWRATEALSGYRPARPVAEQIARAGNVPYGRYLAWRGFLPVEPPRRPEPARTSASAAARAADWKFALVGSAAEDGTTHLPPSPFDSTPHPAAGAEGTIVTFTVDRLAYSPSPPVVFAVVDFDGGGRLPIELTDVDAGEVAIGLRVEATFRRLSSADGIHNYFWKARPVRRLEELEEPERLEAPEQEGR
- a CDS encoding aldo/keto reductase, whose amino-acid sequence is METTIFGGQGGPRVSTLALGTMMFGTTIDEPTSVAILDRFREAGGTFLDTADCYAFWIRGATGHESEQVVGRWLAARGCRDEMVISTKLGAQPDPALGSAPWPRNAEGLSAPAIGKAIEGSLERLGTDHVEVLFAHIEDLSVTFTETAGAFGELIAQGKVAVAGVSNHPTTRVKRARAAAEELGVPGYTAVQQRHGFLRALPGASFTSPQEPADDELLAMVRAGDLSMMAYSSLLEGSLVREDRPLPPQYQSPENQRRVEALWRAADEAGVSRTQLALAWLMKGDPAIVPVFGVSSVAQLEDGLGAVEVPREAVTALAETLAEAATV
- the gmk gene encoding guanylate kinase; its protein translation is MSDRAGTDGHGSDTPASGSDTAPALLTVLSGPSGVGKTTLAKHVREVHPEVWLSVSATTRSPRPGEVDGVHYFFYDRPAFEDLIAKGEFLEHAEYAGNLYGTPRHAVDQRLDAGQPVLLEIELQGARQIRAAMPAARLVFLAPPSWEVLEQRLRGRGTEPEDVIEARLEAGRVELAAESEFDVTIVNTTVEAAADELVALVTGAVQD
- a CDS encoding neutral zinc metallopeptidase; its protein translation is MQFDDDAQLDSGQVRDERGSGPSRGGLPGGFGLPGGRGGLVGLILALIAAVVGVPLALTDGSGSSSNSLTSSGNGDATGTVSTGALAAKCRTGADADINDDCRVVAVVNSVQNYWTGFFAGSNQKYPPAQTVIFSGATRTGCGTATSAVGPFYCPSDRTVYLDLGFWQELRTKFGARGGPFAQAYVLAHEYGHHVQNLTGALRNSQSSQQGANSGAVRVELQADCYAGLWAHYATTTKDANGRALIKDLTKQDISDGLDAAAAVGDDRIQAQYQGRVTPETWTHGSAAQRQKWFLTGYQTGNFQSCDTFSGAV
- a CDS encoding VWA domain-containing protein, with protein sequence MAHGHLHRSPAPRGARMSVPITLAVVLVLGASGGGAAWYAAGHRHSSGDGATAPVTCPAGPTTISAAVTPELAGVLAPVLASQPVPCVRVLMTSADSGDMARFLAGSAAAPAGVHGKPDVWIPDASLWLELARDTGAGQALLPQSGSSVADSPTVVAAPKAVAGLLSGQGTQSSPAPQGSFSWEQLVKMALAQSQSSVSTAAAAGGPVVAIADPTHDGAGLSALIQLNGMLTQAVDDPQLKVGITGFVKSMANNVAASTAQLTGKVFPASEQQVFQDNRGRPAAPLAALYPSDGAASLDYPLVVLNGQDNAHAIASNRLLAYLQTAAQDALRQQGFRSPDGSPSQVLAADPELHGDRLAASASTRAGFGAAGQALALWATLTRQLRMLAVVDVSGSMAQPVAGTGQTRLQLTAAACEKAMALFGSHAAMGLWTFTTTHDAIGSTVIDPVLPIAELGSAEPGGGTHGQRMIAAYGALADKAGSRNGLYDALLAAYQQVQKGWDATRVNTVVVFTDGKDDDLNSMSSDQLIAKLQAAVDPNRPVRVFVVALGTNADLTLLNKITAVTGGAAVHFQDMGQMTAAIVGSTDTK